One genomic segment of Schistosoma haematobium chromosome 6, whole genome shotgun sequence includes these proteins:
- a CDS encoding hypothetical protein (EggNog:ENOG41KOG4660~COG:S), translating into MDSSPDGSSISESTLTSGTYTLPGGGNSQIQRRGSASCKFESPIIYTPNYNYRKNDTYENYRPLSAPKTYSNHRLQVMNSDLLIKYPELDYSHENHSSQPYDIQIQSNRNYNIRSSYEIELNKYKHSSNRNNSSNRSHSRFNTITGSFNHKSLNDGLKFYSSVRSRSNPFKVDNHHENVSDTHDRYSFLHSGNESHRRPLLSNLQNQLNPPNTNDVSRTYRPLSSHEKHLSTRSLCSRLPSQKHLEQTNEIGLYKTAMFVIPAPTSNSLPNVQNDDFISYRKTPMDQSVHHYNHSRRQHHHHHHHHHRHRDNSDGCLNTKYNEKVRTYICKGCGRSSLKRKKVKNSTYSLGNSCISLDKCSTPQFIHSTNNNNNNNNNNNSHHSHHDIEDDYERIIFQSPEYSQDDHRYYTSVDRKSYNSNIISNKSRSNVIPNSNVNSLNQIELYDHLSKNLKSSHQISKLDCNKIIVDIKPRQMNEADKQQHITQWIQLGTLGDTPSSPTISPLPPDEYQDKDFMIHSSRYSEEQDNNNNNDNEDEDDDDDDDAIAITTDNEENQDYIGWIHSKVITHNQDINNKESSYEQYKQQENHDHNDDKDKEVKIQIIKQQTDFTLNNEKHENPHEGNLIISRPTSDYTNTSTNEIKLEFVNNPNHNHHHHSNFSNTNYATDSEISSINNKIIMEPMNTNLNLLLNNSLGKNTLSSEPLNEPSPQSTSTEDITSNSKSNHKNKSQNERIITIKDLSSLNDPTKSSIGKHSSLLNPNMDSNEYNDTTTSSSSLKCIPSILPKPKLYNMNEISSMEKQKNPTLITSEIRYMNSKISSHLSNTTNINSLLLNTNSNHIELLNGSTELATDLYPNLVKTRDTPIPNVKSLVTYFTELIKVHTDLNEINHSNNNNNNDINKEKDNNHYDITYNQFNSSNNNNDNDNDDLDIPANISPFLLHHETPIARERRLQAVEMLRRRSTIHMTYDRYRVFPPGYSTSTSPLLEKFNRNIINNNRNDCNTTTNNTTTTTNNNNVCNDNNNNENNNHIFIKQHNIDPIHRSISSPKYQVRMQANLQKDSTAIVA; encoded by the coding sequence GATCATCGATCAGTGAATCAACACTTACTTCTGGAACATATACTTTACCAGGTGGTGGAAATTCACAAATTCAACGACGTGGTTCAGCTTCTTGTAAATTTGAATCTCCTATTATTTATACACCAAACTATAACTATAGAAAAAACGATACATACGAAAATTATCGTCCACTTTCAGCTCCAAAAACTTATTCTAATCATCGTTTACAAGTAATGAATTCAGATCTTTTAATCAAGTATCCTGAATTGGATTATTCACATGAAAATCATTCATCACAGCCTTATGATATACAAATTCAATCTAATAGAAACTATAATATTCGATCAAGTTATgaaattgaattgaataaatataaacattctAGTAATAGAAATAATTCCAGTAATAGATCCCATTCAAGATTCAATACAATCACAGGTTCGTTTAATCATAAATCATTGAATGATGGATTGAAATTTTATTCATCAGTAAGATCTCGTTCCAATCCATTTAAAGTAGACAATCATCATGAGAATGTATCTGATACTCATGATCGATATAGTTTCCTTCATTCAGGTAATGAATCACATAGACGTCCACTTCTTTCTAATTTACAAAATCAATTAAATCCCCCTAATACAAATGATGTATCAAGAACATATAGACCATTAAGTAGTCATGAAAAACACTTATCAACACGTTCACTTTGTTCAAGATTACCATCACAAAAACATCTTGAACAAACTAATGAGATTGGTTTATATAAAACTGCAATGTTTGTTATTCCTGCACCTACTTCTAATTCTTTACCGAATGTACAAAATGATGATTTTATATCTTATAGAAAAACTCCCATGGATCAATCAGTTCATCATTATAATCATAGTCGTCGTcaacatcatcaccatcatcatcatcatcatcgacaTAGAGATAACAGTGATGGTTGTCTAAAtactaaatataatgaaaaagtACGTACTTATATTTGTAAAGGATGTGGACGTTCATCGTTGAAACGTAAGAAAGTGAAAAATTCAACTTATTCTCTTGGTAATTCATGTATATCATTAGATAAATGTTCAACTccccaatttattcattcaactaataataataataataataataataataataacagtcatCATTCTCATCATGATATAGAAGATGATTATGAACGGATTATATTTCAATCCCCTGAATATTCTCAAGATGATCATCGATATTATACATCAGTGGATAGAAAATCTTACAATTCCAATATAATAAGTAATAAGTCTCGATCTAATGTCATTCCAAATAGTAATGTGAATAGTTTAAATCAAATTGAATTATATGATCATTTatcaaaaaatttaaaatcttcACATCAAATATCTAAATTAGATTGTAATAAAATTATAGTTGATATTAAACCAAGACAAATGAATGAAGCGGATAAACAACAACATATAACTCAATGGATTCAACTTGGTACATTAGGTGATACACCTAGTTCACCAACTATATCACCATTACCACCTGATGAATATCAAGATAAAGATTTTATGATACATTCATCAAGATATTCTGAGGaacaagataataataataataatgataatgaggatgaggatgatgacgatgatgacgaTGCTATTGCTATAACTACTGATAATGAAGAGAATCAAGATTACATTGGTTGGATCCATTCAAAAGTAATCACCCATAATCAAGACATAAATAACAAGGAATCATCTTATGAACAATATAAACAACAAGAAAATCATGATCATAATGATGATAAAGATAAAGAAGTGAAAATACAAATTATTAAACAACAAACAGATTTTACtttgaataatgaaaaacatGAAAACCCTCATGAAGGTAATTTAATTATTAGTCGACCAACATCTGACTATACAAATACTTCGACTAATGAAATCAAATTAGAATTTGTCAATAATCcaaatcataatcatcatcatcatagtaattttagtaATACTAATTACGCTACTGATagtgaaataagtagtataaataataaaataattatggaACCAATGAATACAAACTTAAATCTTCTTCtgaataattcacttggtaaaaATACTTTATCATCTGAACCATTGAATGAACCATCACCTCAATCAACATCTACAGAAGATATTACTTCTAATTCTAAATCTAATCATAAGAATAAATCTCAAAATGAacgtattattactattaaagaTTTAAGTAGTTTAAATGATCCGACTAAATCATCTATAGGTAAACATTCTTCATTATTAAATCCTAATATGGATTCAAATGAATATAATGAtacaacaacatcatcatcatcattgaaatgtatTCCATCTATATTACCTAAACCAAAATTatataatatgaatgaaatcaGTAGTatggaaaaacaaaaaaatcctACATTAATTACATCAGAAATACGTTATATGAATAGTAAAATATCAAGTCATTTATCAAATACAAcaaatattaattcattattattaaatacaaaTTCAAATCATATAGAATTATTAAATGGTTCAACTGAGCTAGCAACTGATTTATATCCAAATTTAGTGAAAACACGTGATACACCAATACCAAATGTTAAAAGTTTAGTAACCTATTTTACAGAATTAATTAAAGTTCATACAGATCTAAATGAGATCAATCattcgaataataataacaataatgatataaataaagaaaaagataataatcattatgatattacttataatcaatttaatagtagtaataataataatgataatgataatgatgatttagATATACCAGCAAATATATCACCATTTTTATTACATCATGAAACACCTATTGCAAGAGAACGTCGTTTACAAGCTGTTGAAATGTTAAGACGTCGTTCAACAATTCATATGACATATGATCGTTATAGAGTATTTCCACCTGGTTACAGTACATCAACATCACCATTATTAGAAAAATTCAATcgtaatataataaataataacagaaatgactgtaatactactactaataata